In Citrus sinensis cultivar Valencia sweet orange chromosome 4, DVS_A1.0, whole genome shotgun sequence, one DNA window encodes the following:
- the LOC102611995 gene encoding E3 SUMO-protein ligase SIZ1-like isoform X3, whose product MKELKDVLTKLGLPKQGKKQDLVDRIFHQLSDEGVARIIDDTYRKMQISEAADLAIMGQSGLDICNVKVEMEAEDSLNLGGKIFCPCGTSLPSESKIQCVDPRCLVQQHISCVIIPEKPMEEIRLLPPLFFCETCRIKRADPFWITVAHLVSPMKLVASNIPTDGTNPLQKAEAAFHLTKAHSDLLQNTEYDVQAWCILLNDKVSFRMQWPLHAELQVNGLLVRTVNRPGTQLLGSNGRDDGALITLYIGEGVNQISLSGCDARNFCFGVRLVKRRTVAQVLSLVPKETAGEVFEDALTRVRRCFGGVATGNEDGDSDLEIIADSIIVNLRCPMSGSRIRVAGRFKPCVHTGCFDLETFVELNQRTRKWQCPICMKNYSLEDLIIDPYFHRITTMMRNFADDLTEIEVKHDGSWRVKCKGENNNLAEWHSPDGSTYAARSEVVSNSETKQLVNSGQTIIARIKKNLSANVDVSKYWSTSPNKHMSYHVENNSEKIITMSSSASGCSRHEEDPIVNQDTNSRKDLNDIPHRIDPIFGTGNQTDGLIGDTDIIVLSDSEEDNDHLAPSTSYQSYHPIDSAPDGICESYFEDPAFDGGDGPCFGPFNGTVDAVGLSNWSYPSGTQAGSSFQVFDAVSNVSDVFVDLDHPSVACSLPMNGYKSPSKSTLTCDSGVLDSPVCHSNIDIGEQLIDISEQLIENTLPFVREDPSIGHFVPSQPTALFSESNSGNYTSENWISLRLGSTCADTGSHSQSATTNALELRSSCRPSGASLRGDPKCTRTNDAKIFDGPFSFPRQPRSVRQKVHLS is encoded by the exons ATGAAAGAGCTCAAGGATGTTCTAACAAAGCTTGGTCTTCCAAAGCAAGGGAAGAAGCAG GATTTGGTGGACAGAATATTCCACCAGCTGTCAGATGAAGGGGTGGCAAGAATAATTGATGATACTTACAg AAAAATGCAGATATCAGAGGCTGCTGATTTGGCAATTATGGGACAGAGTGGTTTAGATATTTGCAATGTGAAAGTTGAAATGGAAGCTGAAGATTCTTTAAATTTAGGTGGGAAAATTTTCTGTCCCTGTGGAACTTCTTTGCCTAGTGAGTCTAAAATACAG TGTGTAGATCCAAGATGTCTGGTACAGCAACATATTAGTTGTGTTATTATCCCTGAGAAGCCTATGGAGGAGATTCGATTACTTCCACCTCTTTTTTTCTGTGAAACGTGTCGAATCAAAAGGGCAGATCC GTTTTGGATAACTGTGGCACATTTAGTATCCCCTATGAAGTTGGTTGCTTCAAATATTCCAACTGATGG GACAAACCCTCTGCAGAAAGCGGAAGCAGCATTTCACCTGACAAAAGCACATAGTGATTTGTTACAGAATACTGAATATGATGTTCAG GCTTGGTGTATTCTTCTCAATGATAAGGTTTCATTTAGGATGCAATGGCCATTACATGCAGAGTTACAGGTCAATG GATTATTAGTAAGGACAGTTAATAGACCTGGAACACAATTATTGGGCTCTAATGGTCGAGATGATGGTGCATTG ATTACATTATACATCGGTGAAGGAGTCAATCAGATTTCTTTATCGGGATGTGATGCCCggaatttttgttttggggtCAGACTTGTAAAGCGACGGACAGTTGCGCAG GTTTTGAGCTTGGTTCCCAAAGAAACAGCAGGTGAGGTTTTTGAAGATGCACTCACTCGTGTACGCCGTTGCTTTGGTGGAGTGGCTACTGGAAATGAAGATGGTGATAGTGATTTGGAAATCATTGCAGATTCAATTATTGTTAACCTCCGCTGTCCT ATGAGTGGGTCTAGAATTAGAGTTGCTGGCAGATTCAAGCCTTGTGTTCACACGGGCTGTTTTGATCTTGAAACTTTTGTGGAGCTAAATCAGCGAACTAGGAAG TGGCAATGTCCCATATGCATGAAGAATTACTCTCTGGAGGATCTCATCATTGACCCGTATTTTCACCGCATCACAACCATG ATGAGAAATTTTGCTGATGACCTAACTGAGATTGAAGTGAAGCATGATGGTTCATGGAGAGTTAAATGCAAAGGTGAGAACAACAATCTTGCGGAATGGCATTCACCTGATGGTTCAACCTATGCTGCCAGAAGTGAGGTTGTTTCCAACTCAGAAACGAAGCAGCTCGTGAATTCTGGGCAAACTATAATTGCCAGGATAAAAAAGAATCTCAGTGCTAATGTAGATGTGAGCAAGTATTGGAGCACTTCTCCCAATAAACACATGAGCTATcatgttgaaaataattctGAAAAAATCATTACAATGAGCAGCAGTGCCTCTGGCTGCAGCAGACACGAGGAAGATCCTATCGTCAATCAGGATACAAATAGTCGCAAGGATCTCAATGATATTCCTCATAGGATTGATCCTATTTTTGGAACTGGAAACCAAACTGATGGGCTGATCGGAGATACAGACATCATTGTTCTTAGCGATTCAGAAGAAGATAATGATCACTTAGCCCCTTCAACTTCCTACCAGTCTTACCATCCAATTGACAGTGCCCCTGACGGGATTTGTGAGTCATACTTTGAAGATCCTGCTTTTGATGGTGGTGATGGTCCTTGTTTTGGTCCTTTCAATGGAACTGTTGATGCTGTAGGGTTGTCTAACTGGTCATATCCGTCTGGCACGCAAGCGGGATCTAGCTTTCAAGTGTTTGATGCAGTTTCAAATGTTTCTGATGTTTTTGTCGATTTGGATCATCCGTCAGTAGCATGCTCTCTTCCAATGAATGGATATAAATCTCCTTCTAAATCAACTCTAACATGTGATAGTGGGGTCCTAGATTCTCCTGTCTGTCATTCTAATATTGACATCGGTGAGCAGCTAATAGACATCAGTGAGCAGTTAATAGAGAATACCTTGCCTTTTGTGAGAGAGGACCCCTCTATAGGACATTTCGTTCCTAGTCAGCCAACTGCTTTGTTTTCAGAGTCTAATTCAGGAAATTACACTTCTGAGAATTGGATTTCTCTTAGGCTGGGTAGCACCTGTGCCGATACTGGGTCTCATTCCCAGTCTGCTACCACTAATGCACTGGAATTGAGAAGCAGTTGTAGACCAAGTGGAG CTTCTTTGAGAGGTGATCCAAAGTGTACAAGAACAAATGATGCCAAAATATTTGATGGCCCTTTCTCGTTTCCTCGCCAGCCAAGGTCTGTGAGGCAAAAGGTGCATCTGTCGTAG
- the LOC102611995 gene encoding E3 SUMO-protein ligase SIZ1-like isoform X5, whose product MEEIRLLPPLFFCETCRIKRADPFWITVAHLVSPMKLVASNIPTDGTNPLQKAEAAFHLTKAHSDLLQNTEYDVQAWCILLNDKVSFRMQWPLHAELQVNGLLVRTVNRPGTQLLGSNGRDDGALITLYIGEGVNQISLSGCDARNFCFGVRLVKRRTVAQVLSLVPKETAGEVFEDALTRVRRCFGGVATGNEDGDSDLEIIADSIIVNLRCPMSGSRIRVAGRFKPCVHTGCFDLETFVELNQRTRKWQCPICMKNYSLEDLIIDPYFHRITTMMRNFADDLTEIEVKHDGSWRVKCKGENNNLAEWHSPDGSTYAARSEVVSNSETKQLVNSGQTIIARIKKNLSANVDVSKYWSTSPNKHMSYHVENNSEKIITMSSSASGCSRHEEDPIVNQDTNSRKDLNDIPHRIDPIFGTGNQTDGLIGDTDIIVLSDSEEDNDHLAPSTSYQSYHPIDSAPDGICESYFEDPAFDGGDGPCFGPFNGTVDAVGLSNWSYPSGTQAGSSFQVFDAVSNVSDVFVDLDHPSVACSLPMNGYKSPSKSTLTCDSGVLDSPVCHSNIDIGEQLIDISEQLIENTLPFVREDPSIGHFVPSQPTALFSESNSGNYTSENWISLRLGSTCADTGSHSQSATTNALELRSSCRPSGASLRGDPKCTRTNDAKIFDGPFSFPRQPRSVRQKVHLS is encoded by the exons ATGGAGGAGATTCGATTACTTCCACCTCTTTTTTTCTGTGAAACGTGTCGAATCAAAAGGGCAGATCC GTTTTGGATAACTGTGGCACATTTAGTATCCCCTATGAAGTTGGTTGCTTCAAATATTCCAACTGATGG GACAAACCCTCTGCAGAAAGCGGAAGCAGCATTTCACCTGACAAAAGCACATAGTGATTTGTTACAGAATACTGAATATGATGTTCAG GCTTGGTGTATTCTTCTCAATGATAAGGTTTCATTTAGGATGCAATGGCCATTACATGCAGAGTTACAGGTCAATG GATTATTAGTAAGGACAGTTAATAGACCTGGAACACAATTATTGGGCTCTAATGGTCGAGATGATGGTGCATTG ATTACATTATACATCGGTGAAGGAGTCAATCAGATTTCTTTATCGGGATGTGATGCCCggaatttttgttttggggtCAGACTTGTAAAGCGACGGACAGTTGCGCAG GTTTTGAGCTTGGTTCCCAAAGAAACAGCAGGTGAGGTTTTTGAAGATGCACTCACTCGTGTACGCCGTTGCTTTGGTGGAGTGGCTACTGGAAATGAAGATGGTGATAGTGATTTGGAAATCATTGCAGATTCAATTATTGTTAACCTCCGCTGTCCT ATGAGTGGGTCTAGAATTAGAGTTGCTGGCAGATTCAAGCCTTGTGTTCACACGGGCTGTTTTGATCTTGAAACTTTTGTGGAGCTAAATCAGCGAACTAGGAAG TGGCAATGTCCCATATGCATGAAGAATTACTCTCTGGAGGATCTCATCATTGACCCGTATTTTCACCGCATCACAACCATG ATGAGAAATTTTGCTGATGACCTAACTGAGATTGAAGTGAAGCATGATGGTTCATGGAGAGTTAAATGCAAAGGTGAGAACAACAATCTTGCGGAATGGCATTCACCTGATGGTTCAACCTATGCTGCCAGAAGTGAGGTTGTTTCCAACTCAGAAACGAAGCAGCTCGTGAATTCTGGGCAAACTATAATTGCCAGGATAAAAAAGAATCTCAGTGCTAATGTAGATGTGAGCAAGTATTGGAGCACTTCTCCCAATAAACACATGAGCTATcatgttgaaaataattctGAAAAAATCATTACAATGAGCAGCAGTGCCTCTGGCTGCAGCAGACACGAGGAAGATCCTATCGTCAATCAGGATACAAATAGTCGCAAGGATCTCAATGATATTCCTCATAGGATTGATCCTATTTTTGGAACTGGAAACCAAACTGATGGGCTGATCGGAGATACAGACATCATTGTTCTTAGCGATTCAGAAGAAGATAATGATCACTTAGCCCCTTCAACTTCCTACCAGTCTTACCATCCAATTGACAGTGCCCCTGACGGGATTTGTGAGTCATACTTTGAAGATCCTGCTTTTGATGGTGGTGATGGTCCTTGTTTTGGTCCTTTCAATGGAACTGTTGATGCTGTAGGGTTGTCTAACTGGTCATATCCGTCTGGCACGCAAGCGGGATCTAGCTTTCAAGTGTTTGATGCAGTTTCAAATGTTTCTGATGTTTTTGTCGATTTGGATCATCCGTCAGTAGCATGCTCTCTTCCAATGAATGGATATAAATCTCCTTCTAAATCAACTCTAACATGTGATAGTGGGGTCCTAGATTCTCCTGTCTGTCATTCTAATATTGACATCGGTGAGCAGCTAATAGACATCAGTGAGCAGTTAATAGAGAATACCTTGCCTTTTGTGAGAGAGGACCCCTCTATAGGACATTTCGTTCCTAGTCAGCCAACTGCTTTGTTTTCAGAGTCTAATTCAGGAAATTACACTTCTGAGAATTGGATTTCTCTTAGGCTGGGTAGCACCTGTGCCGATACTGGGTCTCATTCCCAGTCTGCTACCACTAATGCACTGGAATTGAGAAGCAGTTGTAGACCAAGTGGAG CTTCTTTGAGAGGTGATCCAAAGTGTACAAGAACAAATGATGCCAAAATATTTGATGGCCCTTTCTCGTTTCCTCGCCAGCCAAGGTCTGTGAGGCAAAAGGTGCATCTGTCGTAG